The following nucleotide sequence is from Paenibacillus odorifer.
CGCAGAGGGGTGGATTCCCCGTGTTGGCAGGCTCGCAAGTACTGCTGTCCACGTATCCTGTTGCGGCTCTCCAAGCTGCAGCACGCTAAAGGAATGGCAGATGTCATCCCAGAAATCGGCCATGCTCTTCATCGTTACAACCGCGCTGGCATGGCGGAAGTCTCCTTCCGGCGCCAATATGCGGTTAACTGCGGCCGTGGCAGGGTGTGGCGACACGGGCAGCACTTCTTCGCCGAGTAAAGCGTTGGCGAAGGAAGATTTGCCTGCGCTGAACGCACCGAACAGCGCAAGGGTAAAGCGGCCGCCGGCGAGATCCTCCGCCCGTGCGGCCAGACTGCGCGCCGCCGATGCCATCGCTGGCTCGCGGCGCAGCAGCTCTGCCGCAGCCGCCAGCGCGTCAGCGGCTGCCGAGAGCCGGCGGCGTCCGCCCGCCGGCGAAGCCGTTCCCGCCGCCCAGCTTGCGGCGGCGGCACTTCCAGCCGCGGCGCGTTCGCGCGGCTGGGTCTCCCGCGGTGCGGCGCTCTGCGCAGCCGCACGCAGGGTGACCTTCACCTCCGGCAGGATGCCGGGGGTGAGGGTCCGGCGCGGCGGCAGCAGCGCCGCTAGCTCGTGCGCGCGGGCGTCAGCCGCGCGGTCCAGGGCGGCTAGCGCGCGGGCAGCGCTCGCCTGCCGCGTAAGGGCCTGTTCGCGGCGCTGGAGTTCCGCGCGCTGCTCCTCGATAAGCGATGGCAGCTTCGCCAGCAGCTCATCGCCAACTAACAGCGCAGCGCGGCGGAATTGGCTCTTCAGATCTGCCGCAAGTGTGCGGCAGAAATTGAGCAGCGCCTCGCCGCTATACCCCGTTCCCGGCTTAACTGCAGCCGCCAGCCATTCCTGGCTCACCGCCGGGAACCCTTGCTTCAGAGTCGTCTCTACCTCCTCTGCCCACAGTCCGAGATTCTCCGCCCATTGACGTACCAGCTGAATCAGATGCCATTCCAGCTGTGCGGAAACCTCTCGGACCAGTAATCCTTGCCAAGCATCCAGTCGTTTGTCTTGTTCCTTCTCCCGCCGTCCGGCTGTAGAGAACAAACCTAAGCGGAAGCCTGGGCTGACACTCTCCACATAGCTCCCTGCCGCCTCTCTAACATCCGCAGGCATTAAGTTAGCATTATTGAGTAAGGCATCAAGATCACTTCGCAGGCTAGCTCGTGATTGCTGAGGCAGCTCCTCAAGCAGTGCCTTCTCTTCCTCCAGCGATTTCAGCTCTTCCATCACAACTGTAATCTCTGCACCCTCTAGCTCAGCTAAAAGAGTTTCCCGTTCCTCCTGCTGGTCTTCACGGAACGCGGTTAGCGAAGAATCTGCTGTATGATGAATGGAACGTGACAAGCTATATTGAAGCAATTGTTCCCTGTGCTCCAACAGCTCTGTTATAAGGTTCAGCAGATTATCCCAATGATTCAATGGGTGCTCTTTCATTTTGAGTGAGGTAAACAGAATCCCCGCACAATGAATCCCCCACTGCTCAAAAGCATTTTCAAGCTGGCGTTTATATTCTTCAATGGAAATTTCTTGTTCTCTGTGCTTGTCTATCTGATTAACAATAAGATAGAGCGGTTTGCCCCAGTCACTAAGATTTTTGGCAAATGCTAAATTATTCTCTGACTGTACATGGTTATAATCCATAACATAAAAGACGACATCAGCTAAATGCAGCGCGGAACGAGTGGCCGCCTGGTGGCCATCATCCGTCGAATCCACGCCAGGTGTATCCAATAGAACACCATGCTTCCCTAGAAGAGGAAACTCATTCCAGACTTCAATAGCGGAATATTCTCCGCCATTTCGACAATATTCCTGTAATCTTTCTGGTGTTGTCTCTACAGGGGTAGATTCATTTTCATTTCCCTCAACCCTTGGATAGATAAGCACTCGTGGAGCCCCGCTGCGAATAGAAACAATATTGGCACTAGTCGGCACAGGTCCGGAAGGTAACACTGAGCTACCGCATAAAAGATTAATCATGCTGGATTTCCCTGCCGAAAAATGCCCACAAAAAGCAAGGGTCAGTTCATTCCCACCCTCTTTATTTTGTAAATCTTCATATATTCGTTCAGCACTCTCATCGCCCCAGTGGCGCATTAAATCTTTCAGCTGGGAAAGCAGCGATGCTGTTTCACTTAATGTCTCTCTCTGAATTCTAACCCGTTCCGCTCCCACAGACATTCCACCTCCACAGTTACCTTTTAATCATGCACTGATCTTAATCCATTCATGAATACTGATTTAAGCTCTTTTTTATGCAAAACTTATATAGGTGCAATTTCTGAACTTTAGCGCGGAACATTTTTATAAATAATAATTACAGTTTATCACCAGTTTGACACAAATTAAATACACACTACTTACAAAATAACCTATCATCTCCTACGAAATGATAAAAAAAAAGAAGCGACGTTGTCGTCCTGTAAAGCCAACAGTCGTTTCTCGTAGAAATATAAAGATATTCAATAAAAAAAGGAGCCAGCCCCAAGGGCCGACTCCATTTCAGGTCACTTCTCAATTATGCAGTTTCCAAAACAGGCAACAGAATTTCGAATACTTTTCCGTGCTGCAGAATAGTCAATCCACGAGATTTGTCTCTCATTACGACAACCTCTGGTTTTACAGACATACGCTCCAGATAGTGCTCAGGCACGTCACCGGAATGACTGATCGTAATGCCCTCTACTTCTTGCTCTTCATTTTCTTCCAGCGGGCTTTCCACTACGCGGTCAAAAATATCCGAGAATACCTCAAAATTATCTGTGTATACAGAAATGCATTTCATCTCTATCCCATCCTCTTCTTCAACTCTAACTTTTAACTTTTTGGCGTATGATCTTTAGCTTTCCTGACGACAGCCGTTTTCATACGTTTTTTGCCCTCTCGACATACATCAAGGAGCGGACAAACCTGACATTTTGGATTCTGAGCCTTACAGTGATATCGTCCGAAAAAGATTAGCCGGTGATGCGTGAGCGTCCATTCATCACGTGGCACAGCCTTCATCAGCTTTTTCTCCACTTCCAGCACAGAATCTTTCCAGCCTGCCAATGCAAGTCGTTTAGCAACCCGCTCCACATGAGTGTCCACAGCAATGGCAGGAACTCCAAATGCGTTGGATACTACTACGTTAGCGGTTTTACGACCTACTCCTGGCAACGTTACAAGCAAGTCATGTGCCTCAGGCACTTCTCCGCCATACTGTTCTATGAGTATAGAGCACAGGCTTTGGATATGCTTAGCTTTGTTACGATATAAGCCGATGCGCCGGATATCCCCCTCCAATTCCTCCAGCGGCACAGAAATATAATCGATGGGGGCTTTGTACTTTTGGAACAGGTCCTCGGTCACTTTGTTCACCGTTGCATCCGTACATTGGGCTGACAGCAGCACCGCTATTGTCAATTCAAAAGCGTTACTGTGATTCAGCTCGCAATGTGCATCCGGAAACAAATCTCCAATCGTATCCAAAATGTGGCGGACGTCTGCAGCTTTCATAGTGTCCCCTCCACGGAGCAAAAACGCTCAGAAAATTCTATCGAGCGTCTCACCTCAAATGTTAGAAATATAAGCAAAGTATGTATTATAACGTATGGATTCATACATTTCAACACATACGATACTGGCATTATATTTCAAGTATTAACGCCTTGATTGTCCTAATAAGAACAGTAAGCGTTTAAGAGAGAAATATAAGACATACAGTATAAGAGCAATACTTATACTTTCTTATATTTCAAAAAAAACGTCTTGACGCAGGTAAAGCCCCCTGTGTCAAGACGGTGATTCACTCAGAAATCCACCATTGCAACTATTGTTTCACAATTTCAACCAAAATATCATTATTGAAATACATTATAATATTATCATTTTCTTTCAAAGATTGCACGGATAAAGTCGAATCTCCCTGATGAATATAAACATTAGCAGGAACAAAGAATTGATATTTATCGTTCAAATTAGGTCTCTTCGTCACCAATGAGTTTGTTGCACTCTCATAACGTGAGAATGTTCTACTGAGCTGAGACATAATACGAATCGTTGTAGATCCATCCGGATCCTTGCGAATCTCTACTCTGTCCCCTGCCGTCAAGTTGCTAAGAGCAGTCGTTGTCGAGCCGTCACGAATGATTTTGACTCCTCCACTTACCGCTAAGGTCTGTGCAGCTCCAGCATAATCCTTCACGACTACGCTATTCCCAGCGGCATCTACAGAACTTACCTGGCCTGTTGTGAGCTTAACTGCTTGAATAGCCAGCGGTGAGCTACCATCAAAAGTCACATTAAGATAATCTCCCGCTTTTAAATCCGTTAGCTTAATGCTCTCACCAGCTTCATTGGTCAACGGGATTGCCAAAGTATTAATATCACTGGTTCCCCCATTCCATTTGATGCCCAAACGGTTGGTTCCAGAATTCACGGTTGCCGCTTCAACTTGCAGCACAGTCTTCACTTTCAATACCGCTATCAGATCCTGACCTGTAGTCAGTGAAGCCGTTACATTGCTTCCAATAGGAATATCACTTAGGGAAGGACTAGTCTTACCAAAGAGATCAACAAGTTGCGGATAAGGCATCGTTAAACTTTGTCCATCATTAAGCTTCAAAACAAGAGTTTTCGACGTAGAATTAACAGCTGTTAAAGTTCCTTCGTACTTTGTGACAATTTCCAAAGACAAAGCCCGCTGTCCTATTGCCTTCAGATTAACTTTGCGGTTCTCGATAAGTTTCGCACCCATATTAGTTAAGTTAGGCAATGCACCTTCATAAATCAGCTTTGTTTTCTCATCCAACTGAACCACATGGGCTTTTTTGCTGCTGTCCATAACTGTAAGGAGCTGTGTTTTGCTATTATAATCCACAATTGTTGCTCCACTATACTGCTCAATTTGGCGGCTTAACACTTCAATTTTGGTGACTTGATCGCTACTGTTTAAGGTAACCTGAATCTTGTCCCCACCTACTGCATCAGCAATAAGATCATCAGCTACTGCTCCACTCATGTTCGGAATAACAATCGTCGGTTTAGTGCCAAGCAGTTTAACCTCACGATTTCCGTCTGCTTTTTTGTAAACAACTGTGGAACTAGTCAGCTCGGTAAGTACCCCCTCAACTGTCCGTTCAACACCTTCCGTCACTTCTACAGTGCGGATCACATTATCTTGAATCGTATATTTCACCGCATTACCTGTCTTCAAATCTGCAGGTTTCAGCACTGATGCTTGGGAGCTG
It contains:
- a CDS encoding dynamin family protein codes for the protein MSVGAERVRIQRETLSETASLLSQLKDLMRHWGDESAERIYEDLQNKEGGNELTLAFCGHFSAGKSSMINLLCGSSVLPSGPVPTSANIVSIRSGAPRVLIYPRVEGNENESTPVETTPERLQEYCRNGGEYSAIEVWNEFPLLGKHGVLLDTPGVDSTDDGHQAATRSALHLADVVFYVMDYNHVQSENNLAFAKNLSDWGKPLYLIVNQIDKHREQEISIEEYKRQLENAFEQWGIHCAGILFTSLKMKEHPLNHWDNLLNLITELLEHREQLLQYSLSRSIHHTADSSLTAFREDQQEERETLLAELEGAEITVVMEELKSLEEEKALLEELPQQSRASLRSDLDALLNNANLMPADVREAAGSYVESVSPGFRLGLFSTAGRREKEQDKRLDAWQGLLVREVSAQLEWHLIQLVRQWAENLGLWAEEVETTLKQGFPAVSQEWLAAAVKPGTGYSGEALLNFCRTLAADLKSQFRRAALLVGDELLAKLPSLIEEQRAELQRREQALTRQASAARALAALDRAADARAHELAALLPPRRTLTPGILPEVKVTLRAAAQSAAPRETQPRERAAAGSAAAASWAAGTASPAGGRRRLSAAADALAAAAELLRREPAMASAARSLAARAEDLAGGRFTLALFGAFSAGKSSFANALLGEEVLPVSPHPATAAVNRILAPEGDFRHASAVVTMKSMADFWDDICHSFSVLQLGEPQQDTWTAVLASLPTRGIHPSALPHAGFLRAAASGWAEAEPLLGTVRTVDLEEYRNLVAEETRACFVQGIDLYYACPLTESGIVLVDTPGADSLHARHTGVTFSYMKNADAICFVTYYNHAFSKSDRGLLAQLGRIKDSFALDKMFFIINASDLASSEEELDEVKAHVVQNLRAGGLRSPRIYALSSLLALEAKTQHNHDLYGTSRFNEFEQALSSFAGDELPQLSLNAAAESIASVRRRAEEWQNLASKAAGEREAGLKELQERRQFAMKRLSLLETEERPSRDLIHESEELIYHVCQRISFSFNRNFQESFHPSLLREDAGNLKAIFSACSAELMRTTQRELEQELWATTLRLESTGRRLVHEAAEAAATELLFSTEEFHLMENEEQAWPSPKDLECQLQPVQWSALWGHFKSPRYFFEGTGRELVKGAAEPLLKEAVNLAAAVQKGKLIAHYVENISRELKSAAESLQEGLAEQEKAMLDLLKGGETADHWGQISHQLSRLEQTFVDKVDKVL
- the nth gene encoding endonuclease III, translating into MKAADVRHILDTIGDLFPDAHCELNHSNAFELTIAVLLSAQCTDATVNKVTEDLFQKYKAPIDYISVPLEELEGDIRRIGLYRNKAKHIQSLCSILIEQYGGEVPEAHDLLVTLPGVGRKTANVVVSNAFGVPAIAVDTHVERVAKRLALAGWKDSVLEVEKKLMKAVPRDEWTLTHHRLIFFGRYHCKAQNPKCQVCPLLDVCREGKKRMKTAVVRKAKDHTPKS
- a CDS encoding S-layer homology domain-containing protein, which translates into the protein MSAQKRSKRPLKAYSNKAVSAVMAGVMVFGGASAVFADTAATTPTSTTTQSVGIFSDVKTGFWAEKHIYKLASQGIVVGNNGLFRPGDSVTQQEAVLMALRFMKLQDKVDASSAVALPTDFKVTNYYKDYVVLAFQQGLLDKATEMAPDNLKTSWGERKASREWIAELLIRSLGKSADAAGAASEPTGFADDTKVSANKRGYINVAVDLGLANGLDGNRFDPQGAVTRAQLATFFSRAEAHNTVEYDNTVSGTISQLADGKLSVYNNGKTSTYTLGASTAYYTSASESRINLSDVQPYTKVTVIGATYNAAYVEVTDPTQQVETLSGNFAMVAPGNKLWLKSPTGFTEYYYDETTSFVDVNGAGIEPASLVTDSVVSLQRETYSGSHKVVKVQVTSGVVNKTTTGTIQSVDLTGKSITFKNTAGTVETFKWEDGTSLFSSQASVLKPADLKTGNAVKYTIQDNVIRTVEVTEGVERTVEGVLTELTSSTVVYKKADGNREVKLLGTKPTIVIPNMSGAVADDLIADAVGGDKIQVTLNSSDQVTKIEVLSRQIEQYSGATIVDYNSKTQLLTVMDSSKKAHVVQLDEKTKLIYEGALPNLTNMGAKLIENRKVNLKAIGQRALSLEIVTKYEGTLTAVNSTSKTLVLKLNDGQSLTMPYPQLVDLFGKTSPSLSDIPIGSNVTASLTTGQDLIAVLKVKTVLQVEAATVNSGTNRLGIKWNGGTSDINTLAIPLTNEAGESIKLTDLKAGDYLNVTFDGSSPLAIQAVKLTTGQVSSVDAAGNSVVVKDYAGAAQTLAVSGGVKIIRDGSTTTALSNLTAGDRVEIRKDPDGSTTIRIMSQLSRTFSRYESATNSLVTKRPNLNDKYQFFVPANVYIHQGDSTLSVQSLKENDNIIMYFNNDILVEIVKQ